In the genome of Daucus carota subsp. sativus chromosome 9, DH1 v3.0, whole genome shotgun sequence, the window TTCGTGTTTTATGTGAGAGTTTAGGGCGTCTAAACACCTAATCAGGTAGAAAACATGAGGTTTGTAAAAGAGAAATCAGATGATGTAATACTCTGATTATGCATGCACAGATCTACTGCAGTAGTCGGCTTTTACGTGgttcaaatataaaaacacTCTGCGGACTTCTatgtatttaaatatcataAGCATCTCTAATCATGTTTGGATGTATCATTGTTGATCATAGGGCAagcttttgtttttcttctggGCTCATAACATCTGTTTGTATGACATGGATCCCCGTGAATCTATGATACAAGTTGACCAATATACGAAAACAGAATATCTATTCCctattcttttatataattagatCAGCTGGAATTTGATTAATCAAGGCACAGTTTACATCGATTTACATGTCCTTAGTGTGCATGTGTATGTATTGAGCAGTTATCTTGCATATCATTTTGTAAGAAAATGCTTGATTACAGGTAAGGGATGAACTAGAGCAGTTGctagatgatgatgaggatatGGCTGAGATGTATCTAACCGACAAATTGTTGCAACATCTTGAAAACTCAACAGTTTCCTCTATAAATGAGGAAGAAGGCATTGAAGATGAAGTTCTTCAGTCAGAAGTTGGTGACAAGTATGTAATATGAAGGTTGTGTCTATCAGTAAAATAAAGTCATCTTTCTCTTGCATCTATAAAAATTACATGTTGACTTTCTTGCGAATCAGGAGCCCTGATGATATCTATGCTGAAGTTGATCTTCAGCATGCTGACAGCCAACGGAACCATCTCTTTGGTGCATCAAATGCACTTGGCAGAGAGAGTCATGGGACTCGTACCAGTACTACTCGCAGTGCTATCAGTAAACACCTTGATGTGGAGGAGCTGGAAATGCTTTTGGAGGCGTATTTTGTGCAGATTGATGGGACACTGAATAAACTATCCACGGTATTTGTACCAACACTTTGCGTATTGATCCCATATTATACCTAATCTATCTTAAATATCGATATAAATAAAGTCAGCTTAGTTGTTATTGCTTATCATGAAGAATTCCCTGGTAGAATTaggaattttcatattttagcTTAGTGTGTTAGTATCTAGGAAATCACTGGATGTTCTGTGTGAATCCTATTCATACTTCATAGTCCTTTAGCTTGATTTGTATAAAGTTGATCGTGGATGATACTTCTGCAATATAATGTCTACTCTGGGGATAGGCTTGTACACTTTGTTTCAGAACACAAAGGTTAAGGAGAGACTGTGCTGTAGTATATTTTGTAGTTGggctttaaaaattttcatggaCTATTTGGGTGTAATTAAACAATTCCCTGGCAAATGTTCTTGAAAGTGGTCTGAAATTTACTTGCACTTGGCCTATGGTATTATTGGAGAAAAAAATGATATAGTTTaaggtaaaaaaattatttgtgtaTCCCATTGCAGTCGAGTTGAGAGTACCATGTGCAGTCTTTGGTTatggttataattataatttgataCTAGCTGTAAGGCATAAAAGAATTGGCAAATCTATCGAAGATCCTTGACTTTGGTGGGATGGTTGCCATGATTCTGCCAGTTTATAAATCAATAGATCCAACAGGGTCAATACGGACATTAAGTTGTGGCAAGGGGCAGATGATATATTTAGAAATAAAGCTGTATAGTGTATACTTCGCTTTgcctatattaatttataaacttcTTAAATGTGCTCGGCATTTACTGACATTTTCTATCATTTGGTGGGTTCCTCAAGTTGAGGGAGTATGTAGATGACACAGAAGACTATATCAACATCATGTTGGATGACAAACAGAATCATCTCTTGCAAATGGGGGTGATGTTAACCACGGCAACTCTGGTGGTGAGTGCCTTTGTGGTTGTCGCTGGTGTTTTTGGTATGAATATCACCATTGATCTGTTTGATCCGAAGAAGCATGGTCTGAGAGAGTTTCTCTGGACTGTTTGTGGCAGTGCAACTGGTACCATATTCCTATACGTGGCTGCAATTGGCTGGTGCAAGCACAAACGGCTGCTGGAATGACCTTAAAATTACACTCGATAAACCTTTTATAACCTCATGCAGTTtgtattcatatttataatgTTGTAGACATGTAGCTATCCATGTACATGAAAGTAAACACTAAATAAGGATGTGAATCAGTCTTCAGAGGATGCTTGTTCTCTTTTTAAAGATTGTACAAATGGATGGCTAGCGATGTTCCTTTCTGGGAATAAAAAGCTTATATTTACAGGATATTGTTGTAAAATGCATATGTTGAAGTACATCTTAGTATTAGTTTACTCTTTCACATCTTCGTTCTAGTATTGCAAAGATTGACTTGGAAGAAAACAATGATGCTATAATGTTACTAGTATTACATTTGGATTCGTAGTAAATATGTTATATACAGGCTACTGAatcagtaaaaaaataaaatgtttggttgataaaatattctgaaaattggAACTCGGCTTGATTGATCGGGATTACTCGGAGTAATGAATACCAACACGGCAACACCCATAGAATTACATTGGGACAAGTTGACGGGACAACGCCCAGTTGATCGGGATTACTCGGAATAATGAGTACCAACATCCATAGAAATACATTGAGATAAGTTGGTTGGGATAACTCGGAACGAGTATTCGGGTTAAATATTGGATTAATtctatgaattataatttttatgtcggtgtaaaattaaattattaatatatgcgtcatataattaattatatagacTACAGGTTACAAATTATAATACTTTATAACAAATTCTATAAATTTAGTTCAGGGACTCAAACTTTATAAGGTCCCCCTAATGATCTTCAACTTGAAGGACACAATTAAGCTTTGGTATCATATCTGCTACAACCCAAGTGGCTAGAACACTGTGTGTTTTCTGTGTGAAATGCACTCCATCCCAATTGATATATCGATCAGGATTCGAACATACCGGAACATTTGAGCTCCCACAACCTTCCGTCGAGGAAGCATCACTGGTTGGGCCAGTATTTCCGCAGCAGCCTTCTAATACAGAAGTTGCATCAAAACCTATCAAGAAACACAAGAATATATATCAGATCATATATTCTCAGGAAAATGTTTGGTGCACATAaatgtgtacaaaattttgtacataatgacatgtgggttggttttaattggaatgggtCTCTTATATTTACATCAACAACCTCTATTAAAACTCACCGCATCAATTGCCATGTCATTATGTATAAATTTTCTGTACATAATTTTGTGCATCTAGCACTACTCATATTGTGAATACCGCGGGCTCACAATTCACATGTTCTATCTATTGCGAGTTTGCGACAATTACCTAGCCGCGGAGCATTATAAAGAATCCATTTGAAGGCATTGAAGTAATCCGCATACACAATTGTAGTGTGGGGATTTTCTGCTTGCAACGTGATGATCGTCTTCTGTAGATAGTTGTTATGAAATGCTACAAAATTATTGAACTCTTTCAAACACTGATGTTCGTCGTAGGCTGATTTATCATTGCTTTTGAAATCCTCCAGGATTCCTGGAAGGCATCCCATTGGGAAAATCCCTGGAACAATTACTTGAGATGCCCCAAGACCAATGACTCTCTGGAACACGAAACAATTCTTTAGCGAAACAAAAACATGGAATTAGGAAACAAAATTTGATTACACAAACAACTTACTCTTACTGCATTTTCAACTACTTCAACAACTTCAGGCACCATTTCTTCGGCCTCTGCAAAGGTTTTATTGCCTAGTCCGAATGCTCTATTGTAATCATTTCTTCCAATTTCACCGATCACAAACAGAGAATTATTTAGACGTCCACGACTACAGTCTGTAAAAATTTTTTACaccaatttaacaaataaatatgcACAAATTCCCAAAGTTTATGAAATTTAGatcatttatttgattttcgagTACATACCTTTGTCTAGGTGGCACTGAGAACTGAAATGATTCGACATCCACTCAACTTGAGTGCCAAGGGAATTGTCGATGGCAGTTACAGGAATGTTTTTCTCTGCCAAACCATTTGCTGACAATGCTGTAGCACCACCAACCGCAAAGTTTACACCGTGACTAAAGTCTGCGTCGTCTTTTAAATAGGGATTCAGCAATGGTATACCAGCTGCTAATGCTGTTAAGTTTTGAAAAACATTATGACCAATTAAAACCGAACCAAATTGCTTAAAAAAAAACagtttttctaatgtgtgcccatgagcacatgctaagcgtggaattttataagtttgagagattttgattgactctcatatcttaataacggtggaccccctgcaaatacaacaAACACCGATCAAAATCTCTTAAACCtatcaaattccgcgcttagcatgtgccatgggcacacactagacaaatccaaaaaaatattcTCACGTTCAGAACGAAATATTTTTACCAATGTAGTCGATCATGAGGAGTCCATCTGAATAACGGCCAGTTGGACCCTGAAGAGAGCTCTCACCATAGGGAAGCCTAGAGGATGCAATTGTTGGATCTTCCACTAGCTCGTTTCCAGTATCCGAAAAAGAAGCTCCAAACTGATATATCTTTTCGATGTTGCAACTTCTGAATACACGAATATCGGGTAGCTGCAGATCAAAAGACATTTCAGGTCGAGCATGGAGATAGAATTGACAAATTATCCATAGCTGAAGGAGCACTCTGGTTGAAGGCATCATTGTACAGCCTACTGAACtttcaattttttcaattaattattttcctagtgacctttaatttttttttttttgtccttAGCATTTTTTAGTAACGTCCAACCTACTTCATAGAAACTCTGATATCACTTCGGCCCGCTAGGCTACCTAACTCTGAATTAGGCGCCTTGTTTGCTAAATATGGCTTTGTTTTTATACACATTCGAGTTGATCGATTTCCGATATTTATGATCTTGCGTTATAGTAGTAATTAATATAGGTCGCGTTTGTTTGCGAGAAGCGGTTGCTGACTTTTTACTTTTAAGAATCTGAGAATGTTAACTTCTATCCCACAGCTTGtgcttctttttcaaacactttattaacttatttatttctcacttctactccacttctttactataaacacaaagtcacttcttttaagttaacccaACCGGCTAGATAATTTTCAAGAATTGTGTTGAActgaaaattgaattttaagATTTGTATTCTGTTCGAATAAAATTTGAGATATATTTAAGTTCTAAATGTTatgaataatttaattatttttttataaaaatttcaaaacagtTACCCTTTAAAATTTGACAGTTGACATGCtcaaatgattaaaaatataggAAAATACATGTGCATGCTTTTTAGGCAAGGTGTGTGTCAGcttatgaatattataatagTTGGGTAataggattttataataatattattattgtttgaaatttatAACTTATAGTTTATACATTAAGATTGTttatgtgaaaaatatatatgaattatttgtatataataacTTGTCTCTGTTTCGGATTGGGCTTATATGAGTGGAGGCACTTCAGGGTAGGAGAGTGCTATCCCCGCCCCCATCCCCAGATTAGATACACATCCTCGACTCTGACCCAAACCCGGaacatgaattattttttttccgatccccgccccgaacggggaacggggatTCCCGCGGGgattatagtttttaattaaaaataataatttaataatatactttttaataaaaaaataaactagtTACTCATAATATACTAATGATATCATCTCAGATTTTTGATATCAAATcgtattaaaattgatttataatataaagaaatgataattttaaaattataaaatatattattattattataatataataataatcgatAAATAGAAAAGATTACTTTttattataacaatattataaagaatatctattttagtaatttatttagtataatatatataaatatattattatttagatatatataatcGGGGTCGGAGGTCGGGGTGGGGAGACACTAATCCCTGCCCCGACCCCGAAAAATACCCCGAATCCCCAACTCGAACAGGACGGAGATCGAATCGAGATCACTCGAACAGGACGGAGATCGAATCGAGGTCGAGTGAGGCGGAGTGAATGTCCATACTAGAGACACTTTTTCTTGTTGGCTTATAAAAACTGGATAGATTTGGCTCATTTAATATGAAAAAGTTAAACTAGTTCGAGTCATATGAAAGTCGACTGACTCTATTGATTTGCTTGTCGCGGACACCTAGCTTacacttaaattttaataaataaaatgcaGCACAAGGAAATCtcgataaaaaaatattggggCCTTTGGAAAATATATTCACTTCTTTATttgtttgtataaatattttatttttttaactttttataagaaTACTATTTCTGAACTTCCTTAAAACATTATTATGTTGCAATCAAATACAATTATATGCAAATAAATGTAACTATATATAACCAAATTAACGTACAATGTATCAAAAGCAACTTCAATCATTTTTTTAGAACAATTATTTTAGGTTATAATTGGttttaaatcataaaaaaaaaagaagtttgtaattgtttttagttgcagacattattttgtaaacatttttaaaaaataataaactattTGTTAAATTCCCAATAATTTTCTCAGagagtattttttttcattctttgcaaaattattcatttaaataGCCACGTCGTTGCTAGGTtggaatttttaataaaaactccctccgtcccatattACTTTTccaatacacacttttgatcgttaatatctttaattttatattagtattaaatataaaaacttcaccgtaagGTACTtatgaatacgaatctaacaagattactcacgactatatttggtcttgtaaattatatataaattagtaattcGTTTCATGTTATAAACAGTTCCAACATAtaaaataggaaaagaaaaaagaacggagggagtattgaatTTATTCATCGGTGGTGCGTCCTATTCTCGAGTATTTAATGCATCTCTATACGCGGCTTCAACTGGGTGGTGAAACACTCACAAACAATACGTGATGTCGTGAATGATGGACATTTTCAACCACATAGTTATTGTAACCAAATTGCTTTTCAGAGAACAGGCATGTTTTTCAAAAGAACGTGTTTAAGTTCAATCCTAGTTAAATTCAACCGATTCGGGTGGAACTTAACGCCAACGAATATTCTTACCCGTTCAGTATATGGAGTCGAAGTTAGACTCGGTCTCATTTCTGGGTATTCTGTATCTGTTCAGTTCACTTCACTTcataataaatatgaatatccCGAAGTTCACAATTTTTGACACCATGAATACATAACTACCAAAACTAGACAACAAAACAATAAGTTCAGAATTAAtaagttcaaatttatgtgttCGATCCTAAAAGAATCGGAcgcataaataatatatgtgtcGTACCTATTTTAGATGAGCACTTAACAACAAGAAGAAAGAATGTTGTTTATCCGTTTCTAAAACGAACTAAGTGAAAATTTAACTAAGTACAAGCTAGACTACTGATTATGGTTATAGACCTTGATTAAGTATATAATTAGGTGAGTAATTTAGATtcgaaatattatatttaattaagtagctaatatataaattttaaattttgtatcaatcaaatttataataaaataatttaaaatttgcattaatcaaatatataattaagtgattGATATCTAATCAAATATATAGTTAGTGTCATAAAtacattttttcaaaattttgcatCAATTAAACATATTAATTTAAGTGCCTAATATAATCAAGTATACAATTCAGTGGCTAATttagaatcaaatatttaatttaattaagttgcTAATATATGTCTCTCAGCAATGCTCAGattcagttttgaaaataactAAAGATAGAATCTATTGCTAGGAGTTCAATTTGCTACTCAAAATTTTCTCTgggtaaaaagaaaaatatccGTAGAAATTCGTGGGCTCCCATGTAATGCTTGGACAAAAGGGAACCTGCAGAAGATTAAAAAAAGACCATGGCTTTTGGGGTTGGTGGAAAAACAATCCTTTATACCATTCCAGTTTGAAAAATCCTAGAATTTGGCTCTATTGAGAGGAACTAGAACAGTTGCAAGGAGAAGTAAAAGTGCAACTGGCTGGAATCCCTTTGAGAGTCAAAATACATAAGATTTAAAATGATGAGTGCatggaaaacaaaaaaaaaaaaagcaatgcCAACAGAGACAGGCAGCAAAAACTAGCAACAATATCTTATGCAGAATAAATTCTAAAGGGCAAAGTTTGCATTCAAACTTTagcaaagaaaatgaagaagctgataattataaacaaattttaaatctatTAGGGGTGGGGAAGGCTGTAAACAACAAATCTCTGGAGGATGATAAAAACGCAGGAGATGTGCCGAGTTTACCAGAAGAGGAGGTGGGGAGCTTGGAGGATAACCTTGCCAGTTGACATATTTTAGACCTATTAGTCTGATCAATTTCTCTCAAGCTGCTCACAAAGATCTTGGCTAATAAAATGGACAATATCATGGGAGCGCTTATTAGTGAAACTCAGAGTGGTTTCATGAAAGGTAGACAGATCACTGAAAGTATACTGATAGCTAATGAAGTGGAACATGCCTTGAAAGTTGGTAAAGTTTAGGGCATAATATTAAAACTTGATTTTGAGAAAGCATTCGACTCAGTGGACTGGGATTTTCCGCTCAATGCTAtgattgattttgattttgaacaAAATGGGTAGGATGGATTAAAGAATTCTACACACTATGAAAGCTTCAATTCTCATCAATGGCTCACCAACAAAAGAGTACAATTTTGATAGAGGTATCAGGCATGGGGATCCTATGTCCCAATTACTGTTTAATCTAGTAGGGGAAGTATTCAACTTGATGACGGAAAAGGCCAAGGTTCTTGGCTTGATtaaaggtataaagtttcagtATGACTCAACAGAGATCAGCCACATTCAGTTTGTTGATGATACGATTATCTTTCTTCAACAAGATGAAGCTAGTCTGCTAAATTGTAAAAGACTTCTCCAGTGCTTCCAATTGACTTCAGGCCTGAAGATTAACTTCAGTAAAAGTGCTCTATATGCTAGGGGTGTGGATGATGAAGTTTTACATTCTTGGACATATCTATTGGGTTTTCTGTAGGTCAATTTCCTTTTACTTATCTAGGAGCCCTTATAGGAGCAAATCCAAAATACTAGCACATTTGGAATCCACTAATGCAGAAGGTTGATAGAAGACTAGCTGAATGGAAAGGTAGATACTTGAATATGGCTAGAAGAGCAACACTTATCAAGGCTACTATAAACAGCTTACCAACTTATTGGTTCAATCTATACAAAATTCCCAAAGGGGTAGCTACACAAATTGAAAGAAGAAGAAGGGACTTCCTATGGGCCAACAAAAGACTGCATTTCTTAAGCTGGGATAGAATTTGCTTGTCAAAGAATAAGGGAGGAATAGGTTTAGCTAGCATTGAGAGGAAAAATCTAGTTCTTCTGGGAAAGTGGTGGTGGAAATGGTTTTCAGATAGGGGAAAAGCTTGGTGTAACATAATTAATGATAAGTACAATCTATGCTTTTAAAGATCTTTCTCAATGTCAAGAACTCTCATCCCCTTTTGCAATTATTCAGGGTTTCATCAGTCTGGAAGTTATGTATTGCTACTACATTATGGTCTATCTGGCTAAAGAAAAACAACATGATCTTCAACTACAATTGGGAACTCCTTAGTACAACTGCAGACATGATCAAATTTATAAGTTTCACGTGGTTAAAAGCTGAGTTGAACGTTCCTGATGAAATATTTAATCTGTGGCAGATAAATCTTGTAGGTTCAACAATGCTTCATAGCAAACATGACATTTATCAAGACTTAGTTTGGTGGAATGCAGAAATCCAAGCTTTCTCTGATGGCTCATTGAAATTTAACAATCCCACTCACAAAGTAGGTATTGGGGGATATATAATGGATAGggattaaaacttaatttatatattttcaggtCCTTCTCTCTGGTTACAAAGAAACTGAGAGAGAGGCCATTCTCTTTGGTTACAAGTCTTTTACTTCCCAAAGATCCATTCAAAGTTGACTACAAATCAGAACAGACTGCATATCATTGGTAAACGAAATTCAGAAGCACAGAGCGGGGAATGGCCTTCTCTCGGATAATGAAGAATGGATTAATTTTATTCGGAATTCGAGTATCAAGCTTTGTTATATTACTCGAGATTGTTTAATTTCAGCTCATGAGTTAGCAGTCCAAGGTGCTAACAGAGCTAGCATGTTGCATGCATGGTGCTGAGgcctttttcattttaatattggCTCGTATTTatttaaagaattattttaaatgccAACTTATTTCAAATGTCCAAGTTATAGCTCTAATGGGAAGATTTAATTTGCAATCTGGCGTAATATCTTGAGCAGTGCAAATATATCATTATCGCCTATTTCCAATAAAATCCGGGTTTCTTCTAGCCAATGGGAAAGCTCGATCTGCTTCTATATATCTAGGAGTTGTGAGAAGCGCAACACGCAGAGTTCATCATTGCATGGGAGTTTTATTTATGTTGCTTCAATGCAAACTTCCATTATCAACTCATCTGACTCTCTTTCTTCTCCACCAGTCTCTCTGTAATCTTTCTCTAACTCAAAACAAAAATGGAGCCAGGATGGAATTTCCCCAGCGTTCGTTTTGAAAAAATCAACGTGCATGCGGTGTACTATGATTCCCCACTCCCGAATGGAAACACAACTGGTGTCGGGATAGTCATTAGGGTTGAGGAGGGAGTCATTTTGGCGATGATATAAGGCTCTCTAGGCCATTTCTACCGAAGGGCCAATGAGCTTTGGGCTATTCTGCAAGGGTTGGAACTGGCTCATAGAATAAGAAGGAATATGGTGGAATTGGAGATGGAATCCAGAGAAGCTCTGAGGACTGGGACGACTGGAGGTATTAAGTGGATCCTTGACACACTGGAGTAATTGAGCAGCTGAACCAGAGGCTCTGAAGGAGAGGACCTTGACACTGAGGAAGCTAGCGGTTAGGGCTAGCCAGAATCGCTTTGCGCACTTCTTGGCGGAGGATGGAGCGGCTACTAAGTTCAGATCAGTTCGTATGTACAAGCCCTTCAGGCGTGGCAGCGAGTTGTGACACCTTGGCATGGGTTTAGATTTTATTGGGGGAAACTTCCAGGTCATGGAGGAGGATCTGCAGCAGGAGGAGGAATGGGTGGGGGAGGGGATGGATAATGCAGCTCTCGTCGGGGAGgattgatgatttataattaCTCAAATcagttgttttttttaaaacaattaaaaaatatcgATTTGGTTTGTTTTTATATTC includes:
- the LOC108202024 gene encoding acetylajmalan esterase, which encodes MMPSTRVLLQLWIICQFYLHARPEMSFDLQLPDIRVFRSCNIEKIYQFGASFSDTGNELVEDPTIASSRLPYGESSLQGPTGRYSDGLLMIDYIALAAGIPLLNPYLKDDADFSHGVNFAVGGATALSANGLAEKNIPVTAIDNSLGTQVEWMSNHFSSQCHLDKDCSRGRLNNSLFVIGEIGRNDYNRAFGLGNKTFAEAEEMVPEVVEVVENAVRRVIGLGASQVIVPGIFPMGCLPGILEDFKSNDKSAYDEHQCLKEFNNFVAFHNNYLQKTIITLQAENPHTTIVYADYFNAFKWILYNAPRLGFDATSVLEGCCGNTGPTSDASSTEGCGSSNVPVCSNPDRYINWDGVHFTQKTHSVLATWVVADMIPKLNCVLQVEDH